TAATGTTCATAATGAAACGAAAAAATTAGGGGATTTTCACGGCACAGCTTATGAGCTTATCTGTGATATTGAAGACATAAAAGCAGAGCGAGTTGGAGTAGAATTCCGAGCGAGTAATAATGAAAAAACCGTTCTATCCTACGATTTTATAAATCGCGAGCTTGTTCTAGACCGGTCTTTATCTGGGCTCCCTTTAGGAAATAAAAATGGAAACATACGTCGCTGCTCTTTCAATGCTCAAACACTTAAGATTCACATGTTTGTAGACGTCTCTTCTGTTGAGATTTTTATAAATGATGGTGAAGAGGTTTTTACAAGTCGAATTTTTCCTAATGAGAGCAGTCAAGCTATTCGTTTCTTCGCTCAAAAAGGAAGTGCTACGTTTAAAGCTGTGAAATGGGATTATTAAAACATAGTAGGTGAACAGATGGGAACATTATTTGCAATTGGTGAAGTATTGATAGATTTTATTCCTTTAGAAAAAGGAATGGCTTTAAAAGATGTTAAATCATTTGAACGAGCGGCAGGAGGTGCCCCAGCAAATGTGGCGGCTGCAGCTGCTACATTGGGAGCCGACGCTTCGGTCATTACAAAACTAGGTAACGATCCATTTGGAGACTTCCTAATCGATCAATTATTACGTGTTGGCGTACAAACAAACCTTATCAAAAGAACAAATGAAGCCAACACAGGCTTAGCTTTCGTTTCATTACAAGCTAATGGAGAGCGTAATTTCTCTTTTTACCGAAATCCTTCTGCCGATTTACTTTTAACGGAAGAAGAAATTGATTCAAATTCATTTACAAGCCAAGATATTTTACATTTTGGATCTGTGGATTTAATCGAGTCACCAATGAAACACGCTCATTTGCGAGCAATTGATGAAATGAAGAAAAAAGGTGGACTCATTAGTTTTGATCCTAACGTTCGCCTTCCTTTATGGCATGATTATGAGGAATATCGTCGTACCATTCAATCTTTTATTCCAAAATCAGACCTTTTAAAAATATCAGAAGATGAATTAGAGTTTATAACTGGAATTCAGGACAAAAAGAGAGCCATTTCCTCTCTTTTTATAGGAGATGTACAAGCTATTCTTTACACAAAAGGAAAACAAGGCTCCGAGCTTTTTCTAAAAAATCGAAGTTTTGGTTCAGACGGTTATCAAGTTGACGCACAAGATACAACAGGTGCAGGAGATGCTTTTATGGGAGCTTTCTTATATCAGCTGCTTCAATATGATGTACAAAAGGAAAAACTCCATTCTATTCTACTAGAACATCATGAAACATTGCTGCAATTTGCTAATGCAAGTGGAGCTTTAACAACAACTCAAAAAGGAGCTTTTCCAGCTCTCCCAACTCTTATAGATGTACGACAATGTATGAGGAAAGGAAAGGAATGAAAATCAATGTCTGAAAATCAAAAAATTGCAAAAGAAGTATTAGAAGCGATTGGTGGGAAAGAAAATATCGCATCTTTTGCTCATTGTGCTACTCGCCTTCGAATTATGGTTCATGACAAGGAGAAAATTGATCAAGATAAAGTTGAAAATATTGATAAAGTAAAGGGAGCTTTCTTCAATTCAGGACAGTTTCAAGTCATCTTTGGAACCGGTACTGTCAATCGTATTTTTGAAGAAATCGAAAAGCTAGGAATTGAAAGTTCCTCAAAAAAAGATGTGAAAAAAGAAGGAAATGCTTTTCAACGAGCAGTTCGAACGTTTGGAGATGTCTTTGTTCCTATTATCCCTGTATTAGTTGCTACAGGATTGTTTATGGGCCTGCGAGGGTTGCTCACTCAAGATGAAATCCTTTCATGGTTCGGAGCGACACCTAAAGATATTCCGCCAAACTTCCTTCTATATACGCAAGTCTTAACAGATACAGCCTTTGCCTTTTTACCTGCTCTTGTTGCATGGTCTGCGTTCCGCGTTTTTGGAGGAAGTCCTGTACTTGGAATTGTTCTTGGACTCATGTTAGTAAATCCTGCCCTGCCAAATGCTTATGCTGTTGCAGAAGGTACCGAGAAAGCGTTAACAATGTTTGGTTTTATTCCAGTTGTCGGCTATCAAGGCTCTGTTTTGCCTGCTTTCTTTATTGGTTTAATTGGAGCGAAATTTGAAAAAGCATTAAGAAAGCGCATACCTGAAGCGTTAGACCTTATTTTAACTCCTTTTATTACACTAGCCGTTATGATTACATTAGGACTTTTTGCGATTGGTCCTATCTTCCACTCACTAGAAGAATGGGTGTTAACAGGCACAACATCTGTGCTCAACTTGCCATACGGAATTGCAGGACTTGTAATTGGTTTCTTTCATCAAATTATCGTTGTAACAGGTGTTCATCATATCTTTAATTTCTTAGAAATCCAACTCCTTGAGAAGTATGGAAACAATCCGTTTAACGCCATTATTACAGCTGCAATGGCTGCCCAAGGTGCTGCTTGTTTAGCAGTAGGACTAAAAACAAAAAATAAAAAGTTAAAAGCACTAGCTCTCCCCTCTTCGTTCTCAGCTTTTTTAGGAATTACAGAACCTGCTATTTTCGGAGTTAACTTACGCTTTATGAAACCATTTATTATGGGGTTAATTGGCGGTGCTGTTGGGGGATTTCTTGCTTCCTTCTTCGACTTAGCTGGAACAGGTATGGCCGTAACTGTAATTCCTGGTACACTCTTATACTTGAATGGTCAACTTTTTCTTTATATTTTAACAAATGTTGTAGCAATAACCGTAGCATTCACTCTCACATGGTTATTCGGGTATAAAGATGCACCTCAAGAAAGCTCTCTAAACAAAAAGATAAAAGAAAAGGAGACAGTCAATAAAATAAACAACTCGCTCACATCGCTAGAAATTCCTTCTCCAATTAAAGGAGAAGTGATTAAATTAGAAGAGGTTCCAGACCCTGTTTTTGCTCAAAAACAAATGGGAGAAGGAATGGCTATTCAACCGTCAGAAGGAAAAGTCTATGCTCCATTTGACGGTTCAGTCGGTCTTGTAGCTGAAACCAAACATGCTATTTTCCTAGAACATGAAAGCGGTACCCAACTATTAATTCATATAGGAATTGATACAGTGAACTTAAAAGGCAAAGGATTTACGTCCTATATCAAAACAGGAGATACGGTAAAAGCCGGTCAGCTGATTATGGAATTTGATTTAGACGTAATTAAACAAGCAGGTCTTTCATCCATTACGCCTGTTATTATCCCTTCTGGACTTCCGTCAGTCAAAGAAGTATTACCAAAAAGAAAACACAGTAAAGAAACAGTACTCGCTGTTCAACTTAGTTAGCCTCTTCAAACAAAAAGAGTAGATAACAATATCTACTCTTTTCGTTATAAAAATATTCAAAATACTCGTTGAAGTTTAAACACTAGGGAGAAAAACAAAAACAATTTTTTGAATAATAGTAAGAACAAGAAATCCTAGTATGAAAGATAATATTCCTCCCCATACGATACTATTAAGGTCTTTCAATATATTCATATTGTAAACCTCCATATTCTTTTTACTTACTGTTCTCCTCATAGACTTTTTAAGAATCACTGTACATCCATCACATAAGGGGATTTACTATATATAAGCAATAATAAATCTTATAATGATTTAGCCTTATCTACATTATATTTTCCAAAGTGTCCTTAAATTCCTGCTCATTCTACATCATATTCTAAATTGTGCTATCCTGTTCTTTGATTTTTAGGGAACGTAATTTCAAATTTTGTTCCTTCTCCTAGTTTGCTTGTTACCTTCACTTTTCCATAGTGTTTATCGATGATCCAACGAGCAATAGAAAGACCAAGTCCTGCTCCACCTTCGTCTGATCGGGCTTTATCCACTTGATAAAACCGATCGAAGATTTTCGGAATTTCTTCTTCTCGTAAGCCGATTCCATTGTCTTTTACTTCTATATTGATAGCAGAAGCTGTTTCACGGCAAGATACTTCAATGCGTCCATCACTATTTGTGAATTTCAAAGCATTGTCTAATAAAATGATCATTAGTTGATGAATTCGTTCTTTATCTCCCTTAAAATGAAGTGAGTCCTCTATCCTCATCATAATAGATTTACCTTGATAAGATACAAGTTCCTCATAGTATTCATGAAGTTCCTCTAGCAAAATGCTTAATGAAAAGGTCTCTTTCTCCATTTCTAAACTTCCAGAATCAGACCGTGCAAGCATTAGTAAATTGCCAACAAGTTTAGACAAGCGCCGACTTTCCTTTGAAATCAA
This sequence is a window from Priestia filamentosa. Protein-coding genes within it:
- a CDS encoding sucrose-specific PTS transporter subunit IIBC, which gives rise to MSENQKIAKEVLEAIGGKENIASFAHCATRLRIMVHDKEKIDQDKVENIDKVKGAFFNSGQFQVIFGTGTVNRIFEEIEKLGIESSSKKDVKKEGNAFQRAVRTFGDVFVPIIPVLVATGLFMGLRGLLTQDEILSWFGATPKDIPPNFLLYTQVLTDTAFAFLPALVAWSAFRVFGGSPVLGIVLGLMLVNPALPNAYAVAEGTEKALTMFGFIPVVGYQGSVLPAFFIGLIGAKFEKALRKRIPEALDLILTPFITLAVMITLGLFAIGPIFHSLEEWVLTGTTSVLNLPYGIAGLVIGFFHQIIVVTGVHHIFNFLEIQLLEKYGNNPFNAIITAAMAAQGAACLAVGLKTKNKKLKALALPSSFSAFLGITEPAIFGVNLRFMKPFIMGLIGGAVGGFLASFFDLAGTGMAVTVIPGTLLYLNGQLFLYILTNVVAITVAFTLTWLFGYKDAPQESSLNKKIKEKETVNKINNSLTSLEIPSPIKGEVIKLEEVPDPVFAQKQMGEGMAIQPSEGKVYAPFDGSVGLVAETKHAIFLEHESGTQLLIHIGIDTVNLKGKGFTSYIKTGDTVKAGQLIMEFDLDVIKQAGLSSITPVIIPSGLPSVKEVLPKRKHSKETVLAVQLS
- a CDS encoding carbohydrate kinase family protein produces the protein MGTLFAIGEVLIDFIPLEKGMALKDVKSFERAAGGAPANVAAAAATLGADASVITKLGNDPFGDFLIDQLLRVGVQTNLIKRTNEANTGLAFVSLQANGERNFSFYRNPSADLLLTEEEIDSNSFTSQDILHFGSVDLIESPMKHAHLRAIDEMKKKGGLISFDPNVRLPLWHDYEEYRRTIQSFIPKSDLLKISEDELEFITGIQDKKRAISSLFIGDVQAILYTKGKQGSELFLKNRSFGSDGYQVDAQDTTGAGDAFMGAFLYQLLQYDVQKEKLHSILLEHHETLLQFANASGALTTTQKGAFPALPTLIDVRQCMRKGKE